TAGGAGTTCTAACTTTGTCTTTTACAGGTTTTTACCTGGCTAACGTGTTTGAGTTCTTGGGGCTTCAGCATATAAGTGCTGCTAAAGCCAGTTTTATTTACGGATTGTCTCCGTTTTTAGCCGCGCTATTTTCTTATCTCCAGTTGAAGGAGAAGATAACTCCTAAAAAAATTCTTGGTCTTGCTCTAGGTATTGCCGGCTATATAACTTACTTGATTTTTGGCGGAGAGGGAACATACAACGCCCTCTTTGGAGACTTTCGGTTGGGAACTCCAGAGCTATTTTTACTGTCTGCAACTTGTGTGTCCTCTTTCGGATGGACTTTGATGCGAAAAATAGAGAAAAGATCTCCTGAGATCCCAGTTGCAGGGCTTAACGCCATTTGTATGGTTTTTGCCGGAATTTTATCTTTAGTACACTCCTACTTTTCGGAGAATTGGACGCCTCTGCCTGTCTCGGATGCTTCTTCTTTAGTTAAGTCTTTAATCTCATTGATAATTTTATCAAATTTTCTTTGTTATAATCTTTATGGTCGATTGCTTAGAAAATATTCTTCGACTTTCTTATCTTTCTGTGGCTTAGTCATGCCTATTTTTTCAGGGTTTTATGGATTTATTCTTTTGGGGGAAAAGATATCTTTGGGATTGTTTTTGGCAGTATGTATGACTTTAGTTGGGTGCCGCATGGTTTATAGCGAGGAATTCAGGCAAGGATACCTGGCTTCTTGAGACTGTAAAGCGGATTTACAGAAAATAAAAAGGCTCCGATTTTTCGAAGCCTTTGCTGCACAAAATATTTTAAAGTTAGTTGAAAATAGCACTAGTAGTTTGAGTCTGAGAATCGGCGATGCTTTGTAATGTTTGTAAGGCGCTGGTAAAAGACTCGCTCGCCTTGTCTGCAAGACTACCGGCTTGTGAGGCGTATTTGTCTTGAACGGAGGCGTATTGTTGCAGCATTGCAGATTCAGCTTCCGCCATTCCCGCTGCCTTTTGATGGAAAGCCACTTGTGTTTGGTAAACATAACCAGCAATCCCATCCACACCGGCGGTCACAACGTGAATCATTTGAGATGCCTGAGCAGCTTTCATAAAAGCTTCTCCAGCCATTTTGGCCGCTCTTCCTCCTTGAGTTTTTGCTACATTCATTCCACGAACAAATTTATCTTTCCACCCTGGATTATTAAGAGCTTCACTAAAAGCAGAACTTCCTTTTGAAGTTGCTGAAGCTGCAGCTTTGGATGTGGAGGCCGCTACGTCATCTAGAGCTCCTACAGCAGCTTTTGATGCAGCAGACCCGGCAGCCGTAGCTCCTTTTGTTGCAGACCCGACGGCTTTACCCGCGTTTTCAACGGTTTTCATTGCAGCAGAAGACAAGGAGGTTGAAGTAGCTTTCATGGCAGAGGAGGAGGCTGTAGAAGCTGCTGTTGAGGCTCCTTTCGCTGAGGCAGTCTCAGATTTAAACGCTGCACTTTTTAAACCTCCTAGTTTACTAGAAACAGACATAATCCCAATACCTGCTGATAGAGCAAAACCAGCAATATTTGTGATACCAGAAATCAATGACTGTGTAGCCTGAGCTTGTGTGGCCGCAGCCTGGTGGGCAGCCTGTGTTCGAATAGCATCTCCAATTTGTGGAGCCATAGCAACTTGGTTTTGAATGGCTTGGTTTTGTTGTTGGAAGCTTGACTGCCAAGATTTTGCACTAGCTTGCGCCAGCATGGTCATAATGAGGCCTAAAAGAGCTAAAGTCCCCATGCCTTTTTTGATTTGAACGCCGTCGACAGCAGTATTTTCGGGCATAGGAAGCTTTGGTAGTTCATAATTATTTTGTCCGGGCCCTTTTGGTGCTTTTACAGCTTGAGCTGTTGCTGTTTTAGAGGCGCTGGAAACAGAACTGCTTCCGGAAGCTGTTTCTCCAGCCTTCTCATTTTTTGAGCTTTTTTTAGTTTGCGTGGTTCCTTCTTGCTTGCTGGCTTTCCCGGTTTCTGTGGAGCTGCTGATCAAATCTTCAAATCCTGCTGCGGCTTCAGTGTCTCCAGCTCCTGAATTTCCTGCAGTTTTTTTTGCATCGCCGCTTTTGGCCGCTCCTGTTGCCTGATTGTTTTGAGCTAACTGGGCTTGTAAAGCTGGATCAAAATTATTTCCACTGCTTCCACTGATTCCAGATGTCATAATAAAATCTCCCGAAGAAAATAATGGGTTTCTTATCTATTTTTACACAGCACCTGCTAAGCCCTGGCTTATAGCTGCAAAGGCTTTAGTAA
This is a stretch of genomic DNA from Chlamydiifrater phoenicopteri. It encodes these proteins:
- a CDS encoding DMT family transporter; translation: MGVVAIFFTLFVWSSSFALSKVALEASAPLFATGSRMLVAGLVLSLYTFLKSPFKIRSSLRTWVGVLTLSFTGFYLANVFEFLGLQHISAAKASFIYGLSPFLAALFSYLQLKEKITPKKILGLALGIAGYITYLIFGGEGTYNALFGDFRLGTPELFLLSATCVSSFGWTLMRKIEKRSPEIPVAGLNAICMVFAGILSLVHSYFSENWTPLPVSDASSLVKSLISLIILSNFLCYNLYGRLLRKYSSTFLSFCGLVMPIFSGFYGFILLGEKISLGLFLAVCMTLVGCRMVYSEEFRQGYLAS
- the sctE gene encoding type III secretion system translocon subunit SctE, with the translated sequence MTSGISGSSGNNFDPALQAQLAQNNQATGAAKSGDAKKTAGNSGAGDTEAAAGFEDLISSSTETGKASKQEGTTQTKKSSKNEKAGETASGSSSVSSASKTATAQAVKAPKGPGQNNYELPKLPMPENTAVDGVQIKKGMGTLALLGLIMTMLAQASAKSWQSSFQQQNQAIQNQVAMAPQIGDAIRTQAAHQAAATQAQATQSLISGITNIAGFALSAGIGIMSVSSKLGGLKSAAFKSETASAKGASTAASTASSSAMKATSTSLSSAAMKTVENAGKAVGSATKGATAAGSAASKAAVGALDDVAASTSKAAASATSKGSSAFSEALNNPGWKDKFVRGMNVAKTQGGRAAKMAGEAFMKAAQASQMIHVVTAGVDGIAGYVYQTQVAFHQKAAGMAEAESAMLQQYASVQDKYASQAGSLADKASESFTSALQTLQSIADSQTQTTSAIFN